In Lates calcarifer isolate ASB-BC8 linkage group LG21, TLL_Latcal_v3, whole genome shotgun sequence, the sequence caggatCATACTAAGGCTTAATTTTCTAAGACTAACCATCCAAGTTCTCATTTTCTTTACCATATGTGCAATCAGAAGAACCTGAAGTTCAAACCTTTCAAATAACCtgcaaatataaacacagctgACCTTGGCTTAACACTAAGGTTCTTAACTTTGGGTCAGCATTTGACATCCTCCAGCTCTTTTTaacataaatcaatcaataTCAAACCATGTTATCCCTTCAAACTGAGGTCATTCAAACATAGTGGTCTCAATGGTTAATGATTTGACAGACGCTCATTTTAGTGCACACCGGTCAGACATTATTATGAACTTGGAGAATTGAGGGTTGTGTAAATCAAATAAAGATAAGGGTTTGACTCCACATAACACTCAAAACAGTCCTAAATGTATCGGATGATTCAATTACGCAACTGGGCTGATCAACCCATCTGTGCTGGCCACATAAATTCACCACTATCTGCTCTCAAGGCTTTGCACTGCACACTGCTTCCTACTGTCTGCCACCACAGCACAGGAACAGGTGACCACATCCAGCCAGAACCATGCAGTCTGCCGAGGccaaattcaacaaaaacagcctTCTCTTGGCTCTGAGACGATACAGCTCAGCCGTCAGCGACATGGAGCAGACCATTCTCCTGCCGAGCCTGCTGCGAGATGTGCCCTCTGATGATGTGTGggacagtgaagcagcagaggagtcATGCGGAGACCTGTACAGAAACTACGTGATGCTCAAAGCCATAAGAAACACAGTGGAGAGTGGCCTAGTTCCCCTGGATGACCACAAGACCAAGAACAGCACAGCATTCAACAAGACCCTGGAGCCTCTCTTGGACACCTGAAGCCCTCTTCCGCTTCCACCTGAGAGGACTGTTTTCTGTGATGAGCGACCTCACCAAGAAGACTCAGAGCCTTACTGAGAAATATATGGACATTATTGGAGTGGCAAATTAGAAAACAGCATATGTGGacatcaaacaaaacatcagGTGTCTGTTTAAATGTGGTATATATAGTCACttgaaaatcttaaat encodes:
- the thrsp gene encoding LOW QUALITY PROTEIN: mid1-interacting protein 1-B-like (The sequence of the model RefSeq protein was modified relative to this genomic sequence to represent the inferred CDS: inserted 2 bases in 1 codon), whose amino-acid sequence is MQSAEAKFNKNSLLLALRRYSSAVSDMEQTILLPSLLRDVPSDDVWDSEAAEESCGDLYRNYVMLKAIRNTVESGLVPLDDHKTKNSTAFNKTLEPLLDXPEALFRFHLRGLFSVMSDLTKKTQSLTEKYMDIIGVAN